Proteins encoded by one window of Lathyrus oleraceus cultivar Zhongwan6 chromosome 1, CAAS_Psat_ZW6_1.0, whole genome shotgun sequence:
- the LOC127081829 gene encoding uncharacterized protein At4g28440: MATTNVQEEATKPAKRKPVFTKVDQMKPGTNGHTLIAKVLSSETVLQKGPRPSSSSSSRGIIRPTLISECLIGDETGSIIFTARNEQVELMKAGNTVIIRNAKIDMFKGSMRLAVDKWGRIEVTDPAEFVVKEDNNLSLIEYELVNAVEE; the protein is encoded by the exons ATGGCAACAACAAATGTTCAAGAAGAAGCCACCAAACCCGCAAAGAGAAAACCCGTTTTCACAAAAGTGGATCAGATGAAACCAGGAACCAACGGTCACACTTTGATCGCTAAGGTTTTATCCTCTGAAACTGTCTTGCAAAAAGGACCAAGACCCTCTTCGTCTTCCTCTTCCCGTGGTATCATTCGTCCTACTCTCATCTCTGAGTGTCTCATCGGCGATGAAACCGGCTCCATCATTTTCACCGCTCGCAATGAACAAG TTGAGTTGATGAAGGCTGGAAACACCGTAATCATTCGCAATGCAAAGATTGACATGTTTAAGGGATCGATGAGGCTGGCTGTTGACAAATGGGGGCGAATTGAGGTGACTGATCCCGCTGAATTCGTCGTCAAAGAGGATAACAACCTATCCCTCATTGAATATGAATTGGTGAATGCCGTTGAAGAATAA